From Astyanax mexicanus isolate ESR-SI-001 unplaced genomic scaffold, AstMex3_surface scaffold_55, whole genome shotgun sequence, the proteins below share one genomic window:
- the chrnb4 gene encoding neuronal acetylcholine receptor subunit beta-4, with amino-acid sequence MNRTLTLLYAVSLVQSCVCADSEERLMNWLLGKNRYNKLIRPALNRTERVTVKLQVSLAQLISVNEREQIMTTNVWLTQNWNDYRLSWDPSEYEGIDKLRIPSRHIWLPDIVLYNNADGTYEVTVFTNAIVLFNGSIAWLPPAIYKSACKIEVKHFPFDQQNCTLKFRSWTYDHTEIDLVLKSEVASMDDFTPSGEWDILALPGRRTVNPQDPTYVDLTYDFIIKRKPLFYTINLIIPCVLITSLAILVFYLPSDCGEKMTLCISVLLALTVFLLLISKIVPPTSLDVPLIGKYLMFTMVLVTFSIITSVCVLNVHHRSPSTHTMPSWVKLVFLDKLPMLLFMRRPRRTSARQRLRQQRCHQDRRALLGLGYGAPRSSALSSSASVLLATSSASALSSPGHFYSKAPPFSFSRSSRKGDLRPTEFLPNSHASTQDLRGGSDWGADVQEAVDGVRYVADHMMGNDDDQSVIEDWKYVAMVVDRLFLWIFVIVCVVGTLGLFLQPLFQNQIVPVQQPNAESSRRDGM; translated from the exons GTTGCGTCTGCGCAGACTCTGAGGAGCGGCTGATGAACTGGCTGCTGGGTAAAAACCGTTATAATAAACTGATCCGACCGGCGCTGAACAGAACCGAGAGAGTGACGGTGAAGCTGCAGGTCTCTCTGGCACAACTCATCAGTGTG aatgagagagagcaaaTTATGACCACCAACGTTTGGCTCACACAG AACTGGAATGATTACAGACTTTCGTGGGATCCGTCAGAGTATGAGGGAATCGACAAGCTCCGAATTCCTTCCAGACACATCTGGCTGCCCGACATTGTCTTATATAATAA TGCTGATGGAACCTACGAGGTGACGGTCTTCACTAACGCTATTGTCCTGTTTAACGGCAGCATCGCCTGGCTTCCTCCTGCCATCTACAAGAGTGCCTGCAAAATCGAGGTCAAGCATTTCCCCTTCGACCAGCAGAACTGCACACTAAAGTTCCGCTCCTGGACCTACGACCACACCGAGATCGACCTGGTCTTAAAGTCTGAGGTTGCCAGCATGGACGACTTCACCCCCAGCGGAGAGTGGGACATCCTGGCTCTTCCGGGGAGAAGAACGGTCAACCCTCAGGATCCGACGTACGTGGATCTGACCTATGACTTCATCATCAAGCGAAAGCCGCTTTTCTACACTATCAATCTGATCATTCCCTGCGTTCTCATCACCTCGCTGGCCATCCTGGTGTTTTACCTGCCGTCAGACTGCGGTGAGAAGATGACCCTGTGTATCTCTGTGCTCCTGGCCCTCACCGTGTTTCTCTTACTGATCTCTAAAATCGTCCCGCCTACATCCCTGGACGTCCCACTAATCGGGAAGTATCTGATGTTCACCATGGTTTTAGTGACGTTCTCCATCATCACGAGTGTGTGCGTACTAAACGTCCACCATCGTTCCCCGAGCACACACACCATGCCCAGCTGGGTGAAGCTGGTGTTCCTGGACAAGCTCCCCATGCTGTTGTTCATGCGAAGACCCCGCAGAACCTCGGCGCGGCAACGGTTACGGCAGCAGAGGTGTCACCAGGACCGCCGGGCCCTGCTCGGCCTGGGATATGGAGCTCCGCGAAGCTCCGCCCTCTCCTCCTCTGCCTCCGTATTACTGGCCACCTCCTCAGCCTCCGCCCTCTCCTCACCGGGACACTTTTACAGCAAAGCTCCACCTTTCAGCTTCAGCCGGAGCTCCAGGAAGGGAGACTTGCGACCCACCGAGTTCCTGCCCAACAGCCACGCCTCCACTCAGGACCTGCGGGGGGGTTCAGACTGGGGGGCTGATGTTCAGGAGGCAGTGGATGGGGTTCGCTATGTGGCCGATCACATGATGGGAAATGACGATGATCAGAGT GTGATCGAGGACTGGAAGTACGTGGCGATGGTGGTGGACCGGCTGTTCCTGTGGATCTTCGTGATCGTTTGTGTGGTCGGGACACTGGGACTCTTCCTCCAGCCGCTGTTCCAGAACCAGATCGTTCCGGTGCAGCAGCCAAACGCTGAGTCCTCCAGGAGAGACGGGATGTGA
- the chrna3 gene encoding neuronal acetylcholine receptor subunit alpha-3 encodes MRLFTSCFLLFLLPGGWASEAEHRLFSVIFSSYNQYIRPVENVSDPVIVQFEVSMSQLVKVDEVNQIMETNLWLRHIWNDYKLRWDPKDFGGVEFIRVPSNRIWKPDIVLYNNAVGDFQVDDKTKALLRYNGDVTWIPPAIFKSSCKIDVTYFPFDYQNCTMKFGSWTYDKAKIDLVLIGSTINLKDFWESGEWMIIDAPGYKHDIKYNCCEEIYTDITYSLYIRRLPLFYTINMIIPCLLISFLTVLVFYLPSDCGEKVTLCISVLLSLTVFLLVITETIPSTSLVIPLIGEYLLFTMIFVTLSIVITVFVLNVHYRTPKTHTMPCWVRRVFLGLLPRVMFMTRPDRDPERPQVSGSSARSCTLHNSSSFPQHLTKPQSLPPRTHLLLSTELSTLSEAVKSGSGFLCREGRCNCCLRQQPGKIPLDSGVGALGPAGGSLGPVSGGLVGNGGGSSPCSSSESLDGGLLAFSALSPEVREAIESVKYIAENMRLQNEAKEVQDDWKYVAMVIDRIFLWVFILVCILGTAGLFLQPLLLGEDM; translated from the exons ATGAGACTCTTCACTTCctgcttcctcctcttcctcctgccgG GTGGATGGGCTTCAGAGGCAGAGCACAGGCTGTTTTCTGTGATTTTCTCTAGTTATAACCAGTATATCAGACCAGTAGAGAATGTGTCTGATCCAGTGATCGTCCAGTTTGAGGTGTCCATGTCTCAGCTGGTTAAAGTG GACGAGGTCAATCAGATCATGGAGACGAATCTGTGGCTGAGACAC ATATGGAACGATTATAAACTCCGGTGGGATCCTAAAGATTTTGGAGGAGTAGAATTTATCCGTGTTCCTTCTAACAGGATCTGGAAGCCGGACATCGTTCTGTACAATAA TGCGGTGGGAGACTTCCAAGTAGACGATAAAACCAAAGCTCTTCTTCGCTACAATGGAGACGTAACGTGGATTCCTCCAGCCATCTTCAAAAGCTCCTGCAAGATCGACGTCACATACTTTCCTTTTGATTATCAGAACTGCACCATGAAATTTGGGTCGTGGACCTACGACAAGGCCAAGATTGATCTGGTTCTGATCGGTTCCACAATTAACCTGAAGGATTTCTGGGAGAGCGGCGAGTGGATGATAATTGACGCTCCGGGCTACAAGCATGACATCAAATATAATTGTTGTGAGGAAATTTACACCGACATCACCTACTCCCTCTACATCCGCCGCCTGCCGCTCTTCTACACCATCAACATGATCATTCCCTGTCTGCTCATCTCCTTCCTGACGGTTCTGGTCTTTTATCTTCCATCAGACTGCGGTGAGAAAGTGACTCTGTGTATTTCTGTCCTTCTGTCTTTAACCGTGTTTCTTCTCGTCATCACCGAAACCATCCCGTCCACTTCTCTGGTCATTCCGCTGATCGGCGAGTACCTGTTGTTCACTATGATTTTTGTTACTCTCTCCATCGTCATCACCGTCTTCGTCCTCAATGTTCATTACCGCACCCCAAAGACCCACACCATGCCCTGCTGGGTTCGCCGGGTGTTCCTGGGTCTTCTTCCCAGAGTGATGTTCATGACCCGACCCGACAGAGACCCAGAGAGACCTCAGGTCTCGGGATCTTCCGCTCGATCCTGCACCCTCCAtaactcctcctcctttcctcaaCACCTGACCAAACCGCAGAGCCTGCCCCCCCGCACCCACCTGCTCCTCAGCACGGAGCTCAGCACGCTGAGCGAGGCGGTGAAATCCGGCTCCGGGTTCCTGTGCAGAGAGGGACGCTGTAACTGCTGTTTGCGGCAACAGCCCGGTAAAATCCCCCTGGACAGCGGCGTCGGCGCGCTGGGCCCCGCCGGAGGAAGTCTGGGGCCGGTCAGTGGGGGTCTGGTGGGAAACGGGGGAGGAAGCAGCCCCTGCTCCAGCTCGGAGTCTCTGGATGGAGGACTTTTAGCTTTCTCAGCTCTTTCTCCTGAGGTTCGAGAGGCGATCGAAAGCGTGAAATACATCGCTGAGAATATGAGGCTTCAGAACGAAGCCAAAGAG GTCCAAGACGACTGGAAATATGTTGCCATGGTGATTGACAGGATTTTTCTGTGGGTATTTATACTGGTGTGTATACTGGGAACAGCCGGACTCTTCCTACAGCCACTGCTCTTGGGGGAGGACATGTGA
- the LOC111197487 gene encoding uncharacterized protein LOC111197487 isoform X3, with protein sequence MPQAEADFYSAKIYGNSSFKAGGKLVVKCSTFGKQTLGEVFVYLCKNGRVLQKSKTQQDFTFIIENITKNFTGNYSCVYSTREYDLNAVSRPGSELLFITVNESFVPAYLTVLEDGVKEGSDAEFKCSSLIRPYTDSDSRIYAYLCKNRTVIQVNVWNTEKNETIFILKNVKRADSGKYLCVLMADIQPLPNLIINGINEAEIWVMENAESENLTAVIVVGCCIVFLLFLSLGLWGIIQGGCFTCSEGRATEPTITSGGEILNHEILLENRTDAEWDEFSDDDQSARASQEEIYQVCEDL encoded by the exons ATGCCTCAGGCTGAAG ctGATTTTTATTCAGCTAAGATTTATGGAAACAGCAGTTTTAAAGCAGGAGGGAAGCTGGTGGTGAAGTGCAGCACGTTCGGTAAACAGACACTCGGGGAAGTCTTCGTTTATCTCTGTAAGAATGGAAGAGTTTTACAGAAGAGTAAAACTCAGCaggattttacatttattatagaaaatataactaaaaactTCACAGGAAATTACAGCTGTGTCTACTCAACACGAGAGTACGATCTGAACGCCGTCAGCAGACCAGGCTCCGAACTCCTCTTCATTACGGTGAACG AATCTTTTGTTCCTGCATATTTAACAGTTCTGGAGGACGGAGTGAAGGAAGGTTCTGATGCCGAGTTTAAATGTTCTTCTTTAATCCGGCCCTACACGGATTCTGACAGCAGGATTTACGCTTATCTGTGTAAAAACAGAACCGTGATTCAGGTGAACGTCTGGAACACAGAGAAGAACGAGACGATCTTCATCCTAAAAAACGTCAAAAGAGCAGATTCTGGAAAATATCTCTGTGTTCTGATGGCCGATATTCAGCCTCTTCCTAATCTGATAATAAATGGAATTAATGAAGCGGAAATTTGGGTTATGG aaAACGCAGAAAGTGAAAATCTCACAGCAGTGATTGTGGTTGGCTGTTGTATTGTTTTCTTACTGTTTTTGTCTTTGGGACTTTGGGGAATAATTCAAG gaggttGTTTCACATGCAGTGAAGG CAGAGCCACTGAACCCACGATCACATCAGGAGGGGAAATTCTGAACCATG AAATCTTATTGGAAAACAG AACGGATGCAGAATGGGACGAGTTTTCTGATGATGATCAAAGTG CTCGAGCTTCACAGGAGGAAATTTATCAG GTTTGCGAAGACCTTTAG
- the LOC111197487 gene encoding uncharacterized protein LOC111197487 isoform X1 → MPQAEADFYSAKIYGNSSFKAGGKLVVKCSTFGKQTLGEVFVYLCKNGRVLQKSKTQQDFTFIIENITKNFTGNYSCVYSTREYDLNAVSRPGSELLFITVNESFVPAYLTVLEDGVKEGSDAEFKCSSLIRPYTDSDSRIYAYLCKNRTVIQVNVWNTEKNETIFILKNVKRADSGKYLCVLMADIQPLPNLIINGINEAEIWVMENAESENLTAVIVVGCCIVFLLFLSLGLWGIIQGGCFTCSEGRATEPTITSGGEILNHEILLENRTDAEWDEFSDDDQSARASQEEIYQNCPQQNSTKLNPPVSHRKDGIIPPSLLF, encoded by the exons ATGCCTCAGGCTGAAG ctGATTTTTATTCAGCTAAGATTTATGGAAACAGCAGTTTTAAAGCAGGAGGGAAGCTGGTGGTGAAGTGCAGCACGTTCGGTAAACAGACACTCGGGGAAGTCTTCGTTTATCTCTGTAAGAATGGAAGAGTTTTACAGAAGAGTAAAACTCAGCaggattttacatttattatagaaaatataactaaaaactTCACAGGAAATTACAGCTGTGTCTACTCAACACGAGAGTACGATCTGAACGCCGTCAGCAGACCAGGCTCCGAACTCCTCTTCATTACGGTGAACG AATCTTTTGTTCCTGCATATTTAACAGTTCTGGAGGACGGAGTGAAGGAAGGTTCTGATGCCGAGTTTAAATGTTCTTCTTTAATCCGGCCCTACACGGATTCTGACAGCAGGATTTACGCTTATCTGTGTAAAAACAGAACCGTGATTCAGGTGAACGTCTGGAACACAGAGAAGAACGAGACGATCTTCATCCTAAAAAACGTCAAAAGAGCAGATTCTGGAAAATATCTCTGTGTTCTGATGGCCGATATTCAGCCTCTTCCTAATCTGATAATAAATGGAATTAATGAAGCGGAAATTTGGGTTATGG aaAACGCAGAAAGTGAAAATCTCACAGCAGTGATTGTGGTTGGCTGTTGTATTGTTTTCTTACTGTTTTTGTCTTTGGGACTTTGGGGAATAATTCAAG gaggttGTTTCACATGCAGTGAAGG CAGAGCCACTGAACCCACGATCACATCAGGAGGGGAAATTCTGAACCATG AAATCTTATTGGAAAACAG AACGGATGCAGAATGGGACGAGTTTTCTGATGATGATCAAAGTG CTCGAGCTTCACAGGAGGAAATTTATCAG AATTGCCCCCAGCAGAATTCCACTAAACTCAATCCTCCAGTTTCACACCGGAAAGATGGAATAATCCCACCATCACTTCTAttctaa
- the LOC111197487 gene encoding uncharacterized protein LOC111197487 isoform X2, whose amino-acid sequence MPQAEADFYSAKIYGNSSFKAGGKLVVKCSTFGKQTLGEVFVYLCKNGRVLQKSKTQQDFTFIIENITKNFTGNYSCVYSTREYDLNAVSRPGSELLFITVNESFVPAYLTVLEDGVKEGSDAEFKCSSLIRPYTDSDSRIYAYLCKNRTVIQVNVWNTEKNETIFILKNVKRADSGKYLCVLMADIQPLPNLIINGINEAEIWVMENAESENLTAVIVVGCCIVFLLFLSLGLWGIIQGGCFTCSEGRATEPTITSGGEILNHEILLENRTDAEWDEFSDDDQSGLRRPLEIHTGSAIYASVKKKIPEQSL is encoded by the exons ATGCCTCAGGCTGAAG ctGATTTTTATTCAGCTAAGATTTATGGAAACAGCAGTTTTAAAGCAGGAGGGAAGCTGGTGGTGAAGTGCAGCACGTTCGGTAAACAGACACTCGGGGAAGTCTTCGTTTATCTCTGTAAGAATGGAAGAGTTTTACAGAAGAGTAAAACTCAGCaggattttacatttattatagaaaatataactaaaaactTCACAGGAAATTACAGCTGTGTCTACTCAACACGAGAGTACGATCTGAACGCCGTCAGCAGACCAGGCTCCGAACTCCTCTTCATTACGGTGAACG AATCTTTTGTTCCTGCATATTTAACAGTTCTGGAGGACGGAGTGAAGGAAGGTTCTGATGCCGAGTTTAAATGTTCTTCTTTAATCCGGCCCTACACGGATTCTGACAGCAGGATTTACGCTTATCTGTGTAAAAACAGAACCGTGATTCAGGTGAACGTCTGGAACACAGAGAAGAACGAGACGATCTTCATCCTAAAAAACGTCAAAAGAGCAGATTCTGGAAAATATCTCTGTGTTCTGATGGCCGATATTCAGCCTCTTCCTAATCTGATAATAAATGGAATTAATGAAGCGGAAATTTGGGTTATGG aaAACGCAGAAAGTGAAAATCTCACAGCAGTGATTGTGGTTGGCTGTTGTATTGTTTTCTTACTGTTTTTGTCTTTGGGACTTTGGGGAATAATTCAAG gaggttGTTTCACATGCAGTGAAGG CAGAGCCACTGAACCCACGATCACATCAGGAGGGGAAATTCTGAACCATG AAATCTTATTGGAAAACAG AACGGATGCAGAATGGGACGAGTTTTCTGATGATGATCAAAGTG GTTTGCGAAGACCTTTAGAAATACATACAGGAAGTGCTATTTATGCTTCAGTTAAGAAGAAAATTCCAGAACAGAGCTTgtga